One Aspergillus oryzae RIB40 DNA, chromosome 2 genomic window carries:
- a CDS encoding histidine biosynthesis protein HIS4 (histidinol dehydrogenase), with product MATPFLVSFDPSANGLSLKQIAYFGRVLIKASSVAQAEDFLRQNFRLLDVYVDATAVSTTGDLVDILNAGAAKIFITLDQLTALSQEQSVPSSRVVVYTSSDSQVDSFQKWVAEDSERKDAGLSTDSSAVKALIDKLGLNPEAQSLYRTYSGAVTEETLKDTLTQGAVSIVPAQALTLDRNQADGKIVAASLIAARAVADQSNGLYATTVTDERGTCLGLVYSSDESISEALRTGTGVYQSRKRGLWYKGQSSGDVQELIRVGFDCDSDCLVFVVNQIGRGFCHLGTASCFGPYNGLSRLQKTLQARKADAPAGSYTARLFNEPKLTQAKIMEEADELCRANTKEEIAFEAADLLYFALTRCVAAGVSLEDVERNLDLKSLKVKRRKGDAKGPWAEKAGLAAPASAPAPTPAPVEKSQPSTKEDSRIEMTRVITASTPVEDVKAYLKRPSQKSNDAIIGLVRPIIQDVREHGDAGVLKYTHKFEKATSLTSPVINAPFAPELMQVSPETKEAIDVSIANIAKFHSAQKGSNDGLQVETMPGVVCSRFSRAIERVGLYIPGGTAVLPSTAMMLGVPAMVAGCKKIVLASPPRADGSVTPEIVYVAHKVGAESIVLAGGAQAVAAMAYGTESVSKVDKILGPGNQFVTAAKMLVANDTSAGVSIDMPAGPSEVLVIADKQANPAFVASDLLSQAEHGVDSQVILIAIDLNEQELQAIEDEVDKQARALPRMDIVKGSLEHSVTFVVRDLAEAMALSNEYAPEHLILQIENAEAAVEQVQNAGSVFIGQWTPESVGDYSAGVNHSLPTYGYAKQYSGVNLGSFLKHITSSNLTAEGLLGLSRTVEQLAAVEGLDAHKRAVSIRVAHMKGQ from the exons ATGGCGACTCCATTCCTCGTCTCCTTTGACCCTTCAGCCAATGGCCTCTCACTCAAGCAGATTGCCTACTTCGGCCGTGTCCTGATCAAGGCCTCCAGCGTCGCTCAAGCCGAAGATTTCCTGCGTCAGAACTTCCGTCTTCTAGACGTCTACGTCGACGCCACCGCGGTTTCCACCACCGGTGACCTCGTCGATATCCTCAATGCCGGTGCCGCTAAGATCTTCATTACCCTCGACCAATTGACCGCTCTTTCCCAAGAACAGTCCGTTCCCTCGTCACGAGTCGTCGTCTATACCTCTTCCGACAGCCAGGTGGACTCCTTCCAGAAGTGGGTGGCTGAGGATTCCGAGCGTAAGGATGCCGGTCTCTCTACCGATTCGTCCGCCGTGAAGGCCTTGATCGACAAATTGGGCCTGAACCCCGAAGCCCAGAGTCTTTACCGGACGTACTCCGGCGCTGTCACCGAGGAGACCTTGAAGGATACTTTGACCCAAGGTGCGGTTAGCATTGTGCCCGCGCAGGCCTTGACCCTTGATCGCAACCAGGCCGACGGCAAGATCGTCGCCGCTTCTCTTATCGCAGCTCGTGCAGTCGCTGATCAGAGTAACGGTCTCTACGCCACCACGGTGACCGACGAGAGAGGAACCTGCTTGGGTCTCGTGTACAGCAGCGACGAGAGTATTTCCGAAGCGCTCCGCACGGGTACCGGTGTTTACCAGAGCCGGAAACGGGGCCTGTGGTACAAGGGTCAGTCGAGCGGCGATGTGCAGGAACTGATCAGAGTCGGCTTCGATTGCGATAGCGATTGCTTAGTGTTCGTTGTCAACCAGATCGGTCGAGGCTTCTGTCACCTTGGTACGGCCAGCTGTTTCGGTCCTTACAACGGTCTTTCGCGTCTGCAGAAGACCCTGCAGGCTCGCAAAGCCGATGCCCCCGCAGGTTCCTACACTGCTAGGCTCTTCAACGAGCCCAAACTCACCCAGGCTAAGATTATGGAAGAAGCCGATGAGCTGTGCCGCGCAAACaccaaggaagagattgCCTTTGAGGCTGCCGATCTCCTCTATTTCGCTCTGACCCGCTGTGTCGCAGCTGGTGTCAGCCTGGAAGACGTCGAGCGGAACCTGGACCTCAAGAGCCTGAAggtgaagagaagaaagggcGACGCCAAGGGTCCTTGGGCAGAGAAGGCCGGTCTGGCAGCTCCTGCCTCAGCCCCCGCTCCTACCCCCGCACCCGTAGAGAAGAGCCAGCCCTCGACCAAGGAGGACAGCCGCATTGAGATGACTCGTGTCATCACCGCTTCGACCCCGGTGGAGGATGTTAAGGCTTACCTGAAGCGTCCTTCGCAGAAGTCCAACGATGCGATCATTGGCCTTGTCCGTCCGATCATCCAGGATGTCCGCGAGCACGGCGACGCCGGTGTTCTCAAGTATACCCACAAATTCGAGAAGGCTACTTCCCTCACGTCTCCCGTCATCAACGCCCCATTCGCACCAGAATTGATGCAGGTGTCTCCTGAAACCAAGGAAGCGATTGATGTCAGTATCGCCAATATCGCCAAGTTCCACAGTGCGCAGAAGGGTAGCAACGATGGCCTCCAGGTCGAGACGATGCCTGGCGTCGTTTGCTCCCGCTTTTCTCGAGCCATTGAACGTGTTGGTCTGTATATTCCCGGTGGAACCGCTGTGCTGCCTTCGACCGCCATGATGTTGGGTGTCCCTGCCATGGTTGCTGGCTGCAAGAAGATCGTCCTGGCTTCGCCCCCTCGTGCCGACGGCAGTGTCACGCCTGAGATTGTCTACGTTGCTCACAAGGTCGGAGCGGAGAGCATTGTGCTTGCCGGCGGTGCCCAGGCGGTTGCTGCCATGGCGTACGGCACGGAGAGCGTCAGCAAGGTCGACAAGATCTTGGGCCCTGGTAACCAGTTCGTGACCGCCGCTAAGATGCTGGTCGCCAATGATACCTCTGCGGGTGTCAGCATTGATATGCCAGCCGGCCCTAGTGAAGTGCTGGTGATTGCAGACAAGCAAGCCAACCCAGCGTTTGTTGCCTCGGATCTGCTGAGCCAGGCCGAGCACGGTGTCGACTCCCAAGTTATTCTGATTGCCATTGACCTGAACGAGCAGGAGCTGCAGGCCATCGAAGACGAGGTGGACAAGCAGGCCAGAGCTCTCCCTCGTatggacattgtcaagggTTCTCTGGAGCATTCGGTCACCTTTGTGGTGCGTGACCTTGCCGAGGCGATGGCTCTCAGCAACGAGTATGCTCCAGAGCATCTGATCCTGCAAATTGAAAACGCAGAGGCCGCTGTCGAACAGGTGCAGAACGCCGGAAGTGTCTTCATTGGCCAGTGGACTCCTGAAAGTGTTGGCGATTACTCGGCCGGTGTGAACCACTCTTTGC CAACCTACGGATATGCCAAGCAATACTCTGGTGTGAACCTGGGATCTTTCCTCAAGCACATCACCAGTTCCAACCTGACAGCTGAGGGATTGTTGGGCCTGTCGCGCACTGTTGAGCAGTTGGCGGCTGTAGAAGGCTTGGATGCACACAAGCGGGCTGTGAGCATCCGGGTGGCCCACATGAAGGGGCAATAG
- a CDS encoding rRNA-processing protein UTP11 (predicted protein), which translates to MSSMRNAVQRRNHKERGQVGGREKWGLLEKHKDYSLRAKDYNQKKAKLKRLEEKARDRNPDEFAFGMMSSHTQKAGKHGTAARQSAAGLSHDAIKLLKTQDAGYLRTTGERIRRQMDKLEQEIQLQDGMVQSLVGKRPKKKKAAVRDEDDDGFDFDFDEESEEEEVGPKKTVFVDDKQEQRALKMKKVQEEGSGEEESFEDLERKKTARELEADRLALQEARRARKIKQRAALARQNKLAALQKQYTDITAAERQLDWQRGRMDNTVGGTNKNGIKWKIRERKK; encoded by the exons ATGTCGTCTATGCGAAATGCCGTCCAAAGACGGAATCACAAGGAGCGAGGCCAGGTCGGGGGCCGTGAGAAATGGGGTCTTCTCGAGAAGCACAAG GACTACTCCCTCCGAGCAAAAGACTacaaccagaagaaagccaagctcaagcgtctggaagaaaaagcccgCGACCGCAACCCCGATGAATTCGCCTTCGGGATGATGTCTTCGCACACGCAGAAGGCAGGCAAGCACGGCACGGCGGCGCGCCAGTCGGCGGCGGGACTCAGTCACGATGCGATCAAGTTGCTGAAGACGCAGGATGCTGGGTACTTGCGGACGACTGGGGAGCGAATTCGGCGGCAGATGGATAAGCTGGAGCAGGAGATTCAGTTGCAGGATGGCATGGTGCAGAGTTTGGTGgggaagaggccgaagaagaagaaggctgctgtgagggatgaggatgacgatgggtTTGACTTTGATTTCGATGAAGAgtcagaggaggaagaggttgggCCAAAGAAGACGGTTTTTGTGGATGATAAGCAGGAGCAGAGGGctttgaagatgaagaaggttCAGGAGGAAGGTagtggtgaggaggagtCGTTTGAGGATCTTGAGCGGAAAAAGACGGCGAGAGAGCTTGAGGCGGATCGTCTGGCTCTTCAGGAGGCTCGTCGCGCTCGGAAAATTAAGCAGCGTGCTGCTTTGGCGAGGCAGAACAAGCTGGCTGCGCTTCAGAAGCAGTACACCGATATCACAGCTGCGGAGCGCCAGTTGGATTGGCAGCGTGGACGGATGGACAACACTGTTGGAGGCACGAACAAAAATGGGATCAAGTGGAAGATCCGTGAGCGGAAGAAgtga
- a CDS encoding putative transcription initiation factor TFIID, 31kD subunit (transcription initiation factor TFIID, subunit TAF9 (also component of histone acetyltransferase SAGA)) translates to MASPNQSQNAAPSTQPLTPPAEPSNTTTNASSQQQPATGSTTTAPVAQPTQVPSTSLKDSGKSRRPRDVRLIHMLLASLGVTAYQERVPLQLLDFAYRYTSGVLQDAVHLATEGYAGAMGEQAGSSRGPPEVNTVSLPALRLSIASRLHYQFQTGLPKEFLMDVAAERNRVALPGATRGYDQGQAKPTANQSVLMGGMRLPPERFCLTGVGWNMKDEWESEGEEEVEEEEPKETNHAGAGGEEEGDGGEDDEDGKMEDIFGEDAVMGDGDDDGDKDMTDV, encoded by the coding sequence ATGGCCTCCCCAAACCAATCGCAAAACGCCGCCCCATCAACCCAACCTCTCACACCCCCGGCCGAAccctccaacaccaccaccaacgccTCCTCCCAACAACAGCCCGCAACCGgatccaccaccaccgcacCAGTCGCACAACCCACACAagtcccctccacctccttAAAAGACAGCGGCAAGTCCCGTCGCCCCCGAGATGTCCGTCTCATCCACATGCTCCTCGCCTCCTTAGGCGTCACCGCGTACCAGGAACGAGTGCCCCTTCAGCTCCTTGACTTCGCCTACCGCTACACCTCCGGCGTCCTGCAGGACGCGGTCCACCTCGCGACGGAGGGCTATGCCGGCGCCATGGGCGAGCAGGCCGGCTCGTCGAGGGGTCCGCCGGAGGTGAATACCGTCAGCTTGCCGGCGTTGCGGCTTAGTATTGCCTCGCGGTTGCATTATCAGTTTCAGACGGGGTTGCCGAAGGAGTTTCTTATGGATGTTGCGGCGGAGAGAAATCGCGTTGCTCTGCCGGGTGCTACGAGGGGGTATGATCAGGGTCAGGCGAAGCCGACGGCGAATCAGAGTGTTCTTATGGGTGGTATGAGGTTGCCGCCGGAGAGGTTCTGTTTGACGGGTGTTGGGTGGAACATGAAGGATGAGTGGGAGAgtgaaggggaggaggaggtggaggaagaggagccGAAGGAGACTAATCATGCTGGTGcgggtggtgaggaggagggagatggtggtgaggacgatgaagatgggaagatggaggatatcttcgGGGAGGATGCGGTTATgggggatggagatgatgatggagacaAAGACATGACGGATGTTTAA
- a CDS encoding putative lipin Smp2 (protein involved in plasmid maintenance/nuclear protein involved in lipid metabolism) gives MQYVRSISGSVSKTWNSINPATLSGAIDVIVIEQEDGTLACSPFHVRFGKFSLLRPYEKKVEFKVNGIKQNYSMKLGEGGEAFFVFETSDEIPASLQTSPLVSPTGSLRTRSEENLPGSLQEPDYLDLDRSPANGNANEPKSLPILSRSMRASSDLGAINVADHAYGSHAAGPAGDSDLTRSRSPPPLSLEEAVTRATALSKKLSGSNIRSHVTETGDLMLDMTGYKSNEEDALRAEVVARKILSEELEGCYDIGALIGADEHGNLWIYSSEEAKEAANRRAAFSSMRPGSAMSDNAISDPGYHSDGDKSSPTPGETTRNYAKTLRLTSDQLKALNLKPGANDMSFSVNRATCTATMYLWNGNTPIVISDIDGTITKSDALGHVLNMIGRDWTHAGVAKLYTDIVNNGYNIMYLTSRSVGQADTTRAYIYGVNQDGYRLPKGPVITSPDRMIAALRREIYLRKPEVFKMACLRDILNLFNGKENPFYAGFGNRLTDALSYRSVNIPSTRIFTINSNAEVSLDLLSLNKYKSSYVTMQELLDHFFPPVSLLVQAGGEEYTDFTYWREPPPGLADFSSSDSEDDEDEEDEDEEDEEEDDYDAELSDEEGSEVDEDAEEDLGNSYISQASLELADSQSHLDDDEADDEGADEVPNVSPKPSRFATAGASPSPKR, from the exons ATGCAGTACGTGCGCAGTATCAGTGGCTCCGTCTCCAAGACCTGGAATTCTATCAATCCAGCCACCTTGAGCGGGGCCATTGATGTTATCGTgattgaacaagaagatG GCACGCTCgcttgttctccttttcaCGTTCGCTTTGGCAAGTTCTCGTTGCTCCGTCCTTATGAAAAGAAG GTGGAGTTCAAAGTCAATGGGATCAAGCAAAATTACTCCATGAAGCTAGGGGAGGGCGGAGAGGCCTTTTTTGTGTTTGAGACGTCAGATGAAATCCCCGCTTCCTTACAGACATCTCCATTAGTGTCGCCCACGGGTAGCCTGAGGACGCGTAGCGAAGAAAATCTCCCAGGCTCTCTTCAAGAACCCGATTATCTGGATCTAGATCGATCGCCTGCCAATGGAAACGCCAATGAGCCGAAAAGTCTTCCTATACTTTCAAGGAGCATGCGGGCATCCAGTGATTTAGGTGCGATAAA TGTGGCAGACCACGCTTATGGCTCGCACGCAGCAGGGCCAGCCGGTGATTCTGATCTGACCCGTTCTCGAAGCCCCCCCCCCTTGTCTCTGGAAGAGGCTGTTACGCGTGCAACAGCGCTGTCAAAGAAGCTCTCTGGATCAAATATTCGTTCGCATGTGACCGAGACGGGCGATCTTATGCTTGACATGACTGGCTACAAAAGTAACGAGGAGGACGCCCTTCGTGCTGAAGTCGTTGCGCGTAAAATTCTCTCTGAGGAGTTGGAAGGGTGTTACGACATTGGTGCCCTTATAGGGGCCGATGAGCACGGGAACCTTTGGATCTATAGCAGTgaggaagcaaaggaagCCGCGAACCGTCGGGCCGCCTTTAGCTCAATGAGGCCTGGCTCTGCGATGAGTGACAATGCTATCTCCGACCCCGGGTATCATAGTGACGGTGACAAGTCC TCACCGACACCTGGAGAGACAACTCGCAACTACGCGAAGACTTTGCGTCTGACGAGCGATCAGCTTAAGGCTTTGAACTTGAAGCCAGGCGCCAATGATATGTCATTCAGCGTCAATAGAGCCACTTGTACGGCAACCATGTATCTGTGGAACGGCAACACACCGATTGTCATATCAGATATTGACGGTACAATTACGAA ATCCGACGCTTTGGGTCATGTGTTGAATATGATTGGCCGCGACTGGACACACGCTGGTGTAGCCAAGCTATACACAGATATCGTCAACAACGGCTACAATATCATGTACCTTACTAGCAGATCTGTTGGACAGGCAGATACCACTCGCGCATACATCTACGGTGTTAACCAGGACGGATACAGACTGCCCAAAGGTCCCGTTATCACAAGCCCCGACCGGATGATTGCAGCCCTCAGGCGAGAGATTTACCTGAGGAAACCAGAAGTGTTCAAGATGGCATGTCTTCGGGACATTCTGAACCTCTTtaatggaaaagagaacccCTTCTATGCTGGATTCGGCAATCGATTGACCGACGCTTTGAGTTACCGATCTGTCAACATACCGTCTACCAGGATCTTCACGATCAACTCGAACGCCGAGGTCTCTCTAGATCTTCTCAGTCTGAACAAGTATAAGAGCAGCTACGTTACTATGCAGGAGCTCTTGGACCATTTCTTCCCGCCCGTCAGTCTACTTGTTCAGGCTGGGGGTGAAGAGTACACGGATTTTACTTACTGGCGTGAACCTCCACCAGGGCTAGCCGATTTCTCAAGCTCAGATAGtgaggatgacgaagacgaagaggacgaagacgaggaagatgaagaagaggatgattaTGATGCGGAGCTGAGTGACGAGGAAGGCAgtgaggttgatgaggatgccGAGGAAGACCTTGGCAACAGCTACATCTCGCAGGCCTCACTGGAACTCGCCGATAGTCAGAGTCACCTAGACGATGATGAGGCAGACGACGAAGGCGCAGACGAGGTGCCAAACGTGTCTCCAAAACCAAGTCGCTTCGCGACTGCTGGTGCTAGCCCCTCTCCTAAACGCTGA
- a CDS encoding uncharacterized protein (predicted protein) → MSREHSGGQLPTKRSSAGRKQSPAASGPESSHGNIEDLQKNVTNGDRDETLEKLADRLKSLQQENENVEKQTADEEEEHIALLKELEKQRDDLRKRVKEKDEASGDLKKHVYKLESVNRTVQSEKAKRERLLQQKESERKKRKDDIVRWRERTSRMTADAAQAREEKARIEEDGKKRADEVREKIAKEQAEMKVIDDEIQDKGGRVKKLEEERQGHQGPDSEDGKELDRIDNERARQWEIKLSNLHARYATLVNIHAQRPSAHVVIAAL, encoded by the exons ATGTCTCGCGAGCACAGTGGAGGGCAACTTCCGACTAAACGATCTTCGGCTGGTCGAAAGCAATCTCCTGCCGCTAGCGGGCCGGAATCCTCTCACGGCAACATAGAAGACTTGCAGAAGAATGTGACGAATGGGGATCGTGACGAAACGCTCGAAAAACTCGCCGATAGGTTAAAGTCATTGCAGCAAGAAAACGAGAATGTTGAGAAGCAAAccgccgatgaagaagaagagcacaTCGCGCTCTTGAaggagttggagaagcagcGTGATGACTTGAGGAAGCGAGTAAAGGAAAAGGATGAAGCTAGCGGCGATCTAAAGAAACACGTTTACAAGTTGGAAAGCGTCAATCGCACAGTGCAAAGTGAGAAAGCGAAGCGTGAGAGGCTTTTACAACAGAAGGAATCCGAGcgcaagaagcgcaaggaTGACATTGTGCGATGGCGGGAACGGACATCACGAATGACAGCTGATGCTGCGCAGgcaagggaggagaaggcaCGTATAGAagaggatgggaagaagCGTGCGGATGAGGTACGGGAGAAGATCGCAAAGGAGCAAGCGGAAATGAAGGTTATCGACGATGAGATACAGGACAAGGGGGGTCGggtcaagaagcttgaagaagagaggcaGGGGCATCAGGGTCCAGATAGTGAAGACGGCAAGGAGTTGGATCGAATTGATAACGAACGTGCTCGGCAGTGGGAAATTAAGCTAAGCAACCTACACGCCCGATATGCTACCCTAGTGAATATTCATGCTCAG CGACCATCCGCCCACGTCGTCATCGCAGCTCTCTGA
- a CDS encoding uncharacterized protein (predicted protein) has translation MTIPGLSSQAADAISELSFSNPQMSPRADALLPSDLLGDEESPELPRPIVRPQMSDVEQSSGQLEGFPQGPPSPDSSESRPGSIFASPHENRNQEADSQPIRLGDAAEAPKSASRRLSGLFGFHRPRGKTLADEPPLLGTLKPGQSQSFPRNLDEMDPIGARRRRLSYTGNWANPMSLFPRSNTTGVTTDSSSDHMPSRRAALTSIFSPSRFGFGSGGGLMKSGEHSDLSTGYNQFSPRHDPIDPSSILGTVRRGSLSPRPSSTFSFENQLPHPSTDNQHFGWPSAEKPGHRSPLGFSWASPSTWSRAHSRRQSTSYGSSGHLPLGLTGEPDFLEDSSFERQGRPLQAPIGTRPSSSHRPITPKLNPTAPTFKTVISRSSEKGKDKDGEMAIDNGADTSFEFLMSDGSPSEPRTSKESYSRSLTVFTGDSYESLEQVPSTASADNSSSKESFIRKITRKGSSGKFSSWKDRSGLFSKKGDTSQGDIEEDGNSESLLAKSVDSTVSSAPSADRSTRSSLGFFSRKSKKTDKAASETSERPSEQASETGGEEHSEDIHA, from the coding sequence ATGACCATTCCGGGTCTGTCAAGTCAGGCCGCCGATGCCATTTCCGAGCTCTCGTTCAGCAATCCTCAAATGAGCCCCCGGGCTGACGCGTTGCTTCCGTCCGACCTCCTCGGAGATGAAGAGTCACCAGAGCTTCCCCGGCCAATCGTCCGCCCTCAAATGTCTGATGTTGAACAGTCGAGTGGCCAACTTGAAGGTTTCCCACAAGGTCCGCCATCGCCGGACTCTTCCGAGAGCCGGCCTGGAAGCATCTTTGCTAGTCCTCATGAGAATCGGAACCAAGAGGCTGACTCTCAGCCCATACGCCTAGGGGATGCCGCAGAGGCTCCGAAAAGTGCCTCGCGGCGACTCTCTGGTCTCTTCGGCTTCCATCGTCCTCGCGGTAAAACGCTCGCGGATGAGCCGCCTTTACTAGGCACTTTGAAGCCAGGGCAAAGTCAGTCTTTTCCACGGAATCTGGATGAAATGGATCCCATCGGTGCCAGGCGCCGCCGCCTGAGCTATACAGGAAACTGGGCCAATCCAATGTCATTGTTCCCAAGGAGCAACACCACGGGTGTCACCACCGATAGTTCTTCCGATCATATGCCGTCCCGGCGGGCCGCTTTAACCAGCATCTTCTCCCCTAGCAggtttggatttggcagTGGGGGTGGTCTGATGAAGTCCGGCGAACATTCTGATCTCAGCACTGGATATAATCAATTCAGCCCTAGACATGATCCGATCGACCCCTCGTCAATTCTCGGTACTGTGCGACGGGGCTCCTTGTCACCAAGGCCATCGTCGACGTTTTCCTTTGAGAATCAACTTCCCCATCCGTCGACAGACAATCAACATTTCGGCTGGCCGTCGGCGGAGAAACCGGGTCATAGAAGCCCTCTGGGATTCAGTTGGGCTTCACCATCGACTTGGTCAAGAGCCCATTCACGCCGCCAGTCCACCTCATATGGCTCCTCCGGCCACTTGCCTCTGGGACTCACAGGGGAGCCTGATTTCCTTGAAGACTCTTCTTTTGAAAGACAGGGTCGGCCTTTGCAGGCGCCCATTGGTACTagaccatcatcatcgcATCGGCCCATAACTCCGAAACTGAACCCTACTGCGCCCACTTTCAAAACCGTTATTAGCAGGAGTTCGGAAAAGGGCAAGGATAAGGATGGGGAAATGGCGATAGACAACGGAGCAGATACCTCTTTTGAGTTTCTTATGAGCGATGGATCACCGTCTGAGCCTCGTACCTCTAAGGAATCTTACTCCCGCTCCCTGACCGTCTTTACTGGGGATTCATATGAGTCTTTGGAACAGGTACCTTCCACAGCTTCTGCGGATAACAGTAGCTCGAAAGAGTCATTCATCCGGAAGATCACGCGGAAGGGTAGCTCGGGCAAATTTAGCTCGTGGAAAGACCGCTCAGGCCTGTTCTCCAAGAAGGGCGATACCTCCCAGGgtgacattgaagaagacggcaATAGTGAGTCACTGCTCGCAAAGAGCGTGGACAGCACTGTCTCCAGCGCTCCATCCGCAGACAGGTCGACCAGAAGCAGCCTTGGATTCTTTAGTCGCAAATCTAAGAAGACGGATAAGGCGGCCAGTGAAACAAGTGAACGGCCCAGTGAACAAGCCAGCGAAACAGGCGGCGAGGAACATTCAGAGGATATCCATGCATGA
- a CDS encoding tRNA guanylyltransferase (uncharacterized conserved protein): protein MANSKYEYVKAFEQPDVLLPNTWIVVRIDGRGFHKLTDRYNFTKPNDRRALDLMNAAAVEVMKDLPDLCIAYGVSDEYSFVFHPSCQLFERRSAKLVTTIVSTFTAHYVYLWGTYFPDNPLQFPYLPSFDGRAVMYPATRNLRDYMSWRQVDCHINNLYNTTFWTMVLQGGMSNTDAEQELKGTVSSDKNEILFKRFGINYNNEEEIYKKGSVLYRQYQLEDIKPKSESKSGVLAEEEGNNVQEAKISRSQQDKLRKLRRKAQVVVDHVDIIKDEFWERRPWILSGKPGKLPTEA from the exons ATGGCGAACTCAAA GTATGAGTACGTCAAAGCCTTCGAGCAACCAGACGTTTTACTCCCCAATACCTGGATTGTAGTCCGCATCGATGGCAGAGGTTTTCACAA ACTTACCGACCGCTATAACTTCACGAAACCGAACGACCGCCGCGCACTGGATCTCATGAACGCTGCGGCCGTCGAGGTAATGAAAGATCTTCCCGATCTATGCATTGCATATGGAGTCAGCGACGAGTATAG TTTCGTCTTCCATCCAAGCTGCCAGTTATTCGAGCGGCGGAGTGC CAAGCTTGTAACAACCATTGTATCCACATTCACAGCCCATTATGTGTACCTGTGGGGAACATACTTCCCCGATAACCCTCTTCAATTTCCGTATTTGCCTTCCTTTGATGGAAGAGCTGTCATGTATCCCGCTACTAGGAACTTGCGTGACTATATGAGCTGGAGGCAGGTGGACT GCCATATTAATAACCTTTATAACACAACGTTCTGGACCATGGTTCTACAGGGCGGCATGAGCAACACTGATGCAGAACAAGAGTTGAAG GGAACAGTATCGTCGGACAAGAATGAAATCCTCTTTAAGAGATTCGGGATTAATTACAATaatgaggaagagatatacaAGAAGGGAAGTGTACTCTATCGTCAA TACCAATTAGAGGACATCAAGCCAAAGTCAGAGTCTAAGTCAGGAGTGCtggcagaggaggaaggcaATAATGTCCAAGAAGCGAAGATTTCCAGATCACAACAGGACAAACTTCGTAAATTACGCCGTAAGGCacaggttgttgttgacCATGTCGACATCATCAAAGACGAATTCTGGGAGCGAAGGCCATGGATTCTATCGGGAAAGCCGGGCAAATTGCCCACGGAGGCTTAA